The Burkholderia ubonensis genome has a window encoding:
- a CDS encoding NAD-dependent succinate-semialdehyde dehydrogenase has product MDITYDALHLFINGEWIGASERETAPVINPATQIQIGRVPLATAADLDRALQAAVPAFDVWRNTVPAERARILKRAAELMRERAEHIATVMTLEEGKPLAESRDEVLRAADYFEWFAEEARRIDGRVVPSNRPGVQQLVKKQAIGPVAAFTPWNFPAITPARKLSAALAAGCSVIIKPGEESPATALALARALDDAGLPKGVLQVVFGVPDQVSTQLIASPVIRKVTFTGSVPIGRLLSARAAEGVKPITLELGGHGPVLVFNDADVEKAAVEGAANRFRGTGQVCISSTRFLIQREVYDEFVGHFVRATSALKVGNGMDAGTQVGPLANPRQLAKMEELIADAVERGATILAGGKRIEGEGYFFEPTVLADVPKDARVMHEEPFGPIAVLMRFDALADGLAEANRLPYGLSAYAFTSSARTAIDVADGLEAGMIGINQYRIVSTELPFGGMKESGHGSEGGTEGIEYYLTHKFISQA; this is encoded by the coding sequence ATGGACATCACATACGACGCGCTTCATCTCTTCATCAATGGGGAATGGATCGGCGCGAGCGAACGCGAAACGGCGCCCGTGATCAATCCCGCCACGCAAATCCAGATCGGGCGCGTTCCACTGGCGACGGCAGCGGACCTCGATCGCGCCCTCCAGGCTGCGGTACCGGCGTTCGATGTCTGGCGCAACACCGTGCCGGCCGAACGTGCGCGCATTCTGAAGCGCGCGGCGGAACTAATGCGCGAGCGCGCCGAGCACATTGCTACCGTGATGACGCTGGAGGAAGGGAAACCGCTGGCAGAAAGCCGCGACGAAGTCCTGCGCGCCGCCGACTATTTCGAATGGTTCGCCGAAGAGGCGCGTCGCATCGACGGCCGCGTGGTGCCATCCAACCGTCCGGGCGTGCAACAGCTCGTGAAGAAACAGGCGATCGGGCCCGTCGCCGCATTCACGCCGTGGAATTTTCCGGCGATCACCCCGGCGCGCAAGCTCTCCGCCGCACTCGCCGCCGGATGCAGTGTCATCATCAAACCCGGCGAGGAAAGCCCCGCAACGGCGCTCGCGTTGGCACGCGCACTGGACGACGCCGGCTTGCCGAAGGGCGTGCTTCAAGTCGTGTTCGGCGTGCCCGACCAGGTGTCGACGCAACTGATCGCTTCCCCGGTAATCCGGAAGGTCACGTTCACGGGCTCGGTGCCGATCGGCCGTCTGCTGTCGGCGCGCGCAGCCGAAGGCGTCAAACCCATCACGCTTGAGCTGGGCGGCCACGGGCCCGTCCTCGTATTCAACGATGCCGACGTCGAAAAGGCTGCGGTCGAAGGCGCGGCGAATCGCTTTCGCGGCACCGGCCAGGTCTGCATCTCGTCGACGCGCTTCCTGATCCAACGCGAAGTCTACGACGAGTTCGTCGGTCACTTCGTACGTGCGACGAGCGCGCTCAAGGTCGGGAACGGCATGGATGCCGGCACGCAGGTCGGGCCGCTGGCGAACCCGCGCCAGCTTGCCAAGATGGAGGAACTCATCGCCGATGCGGTCGAGCGTGGCGCAACGATTCTGGCCGGCGGAAAGCGCATCGAAGGTGAAGGGTATTTCTTCGAGCCGACGGTCCTCGCAGACGTACCGAAGGACGCGCGCGTGATGCACGAAGAGCCGTTCGGCCCGATCGCGGTGCTGATGCGCTTCGATGCCCTGGCCGACGGCCTCGCCGAAGCGAACCGGTTGCCGTACGGGCTCTCTGCCTATGCGTTCACAAGCAGTGCGCGGACGGCCATCGATGTAGCGGACGGTCTCGAAGCCGGCATGATCGGCATCAACCAGTACCGCATCGTCTCGACCGAACTGCCGTTCGGCGGCATGAAGGAAAGCGGCCACGGCTCGGAAGGCGGCACCGAGGGCATCGAGTACTACCTCACACACAAGTTCATCAGCCAGGCTTGA
- a CDS encoding carboxymuconolactone decarboxylase family protein has protein sequence MSDTHFDSPREAARAFTPTLSAFVDDTLYPRIWSDPTLSPRDRSLVTVAALIAGGHLDELPAHLRRALTNGVTREELSAAITHLAFYAGFPAAISASATAQATLGAHPQPDDLAGNASTTQEGLK, from the coding sequence ATGTCCGATACGCATTTCGATAGTCCGCGCGAAGCCGCGCGTGCGTTCACGCCGACGCTTTCGGCATTCGTCGACGACACGCTCTATCCGCGGATCTGGAGCGATCCGACGCTCTCGCCGCGCGACCGCAGCCTCGTGACTGTTGCCGCGCTGATCGCGGGGGGCCATCTCGACGAGTTGCCGGCGCACCTGCGCCGCGCGTTGACGAACGGCGTAACCCGTGAAGAGTTGTCAGCGGCAATCACTCACCTCGCGTTCTATGCCGGGTTTCCCGCCGCAATCTCCGCATCCGCCACGGCGCAGGCAACGCTCGGCGCCCATCCTCAGCCCGACGATCTCGCCGGCAATGCATCTACGACGCAGGAAGGTTTGAAATGA